In Schistocerca serialis cubense isolate TAMUIC-IGC-003099 unplaced genomic scaffold, iqSchSeri2.2 HiC_scaffold_1399, whole genome shotgun sequence, one DNA window encodes the following:
- the LOC126442638 gene encoding zinc finger protein 99-like, which produces MGTPGIYSYNMAYVEATVFIESAGDSCDISYQEALHQGAVNDKLEIYAEKSTDFSVSHNYTKIQTSQEDSLCGTRLSCSIRGKEYHKFNCSFCLQSFPSKYRLIMHIFIHIDGVQAPAFVCKSCGEVLPSDDCLKEHLRMMEGDQALSATNSEKLECSDDHENNISFECVQKGIVEQTAELPSYEVPRKTFKKSFNDICNTHTVKQAEEKLERCNDCGISCTSDHTHVHTVLSAKGHHKCDVCDKMFTQFCNLKKHNVLHTGERPHECDVCGKAFTEKCNLKQHELIHTGQRPHNCNVCGKSFTQSGSLKNHILKHTGKRPHKCDVCAKSFTHRGSLKRHELIHTGQRPHKCDFCGKSFTQSCHLKNHNVIHTGKRPHKCDVCAKSFTDRGSLKKHELIHTGQTPHKCDVCGKSFTQSGNLKTHVLIHTGRRPHSCNVCGKSFTQSSSLKNHNVIHTGRRPHKCDVCAKSFTYRGSLKKHELIHTGQRPHKCDVCGKSFTQSGNLKTHVLIHTGRRPHSPMSVGNHLLSRAVSRNMN; this is translated from the coding sequence GTTCATTGAAAGTGCTGGTGACAGCTGTGACATTTCATATCAAGAAGCATTACATCAAGGAGCAGTCAATGACAAGCTGGAGATATATGCAGAGAAGTCAACAGATTTCAGTGTGTCTCACAACTATACCAAAATACAGACTTCACAAGAAGACAGCTTATGTGGCACAAGATTAAGTTGTAGCATCAGGGGAAAGGAATACCATAAGTTTAACTGTAGTTTCTGCCTACAGAGCTTCCCTTCAAAATACAGACTCATAATGCATATCTTCATCCACATTGATGGTGTGCAGGCACCTGCATTTGTGTGTAAGTCATGTGGTGAGGTATTGCCCTCTGATGACTGCTTGAAAGAACATTTGAGAATGATGGAGGGTGACCAAGCATTATCTGCTACCAACAGTGAGAAACTTGAATGCAGTGATGATCATGAAAACAATATCTCCTTCGAGTGTGTACAAAAAGGAATTGTGGAACAGACTGCAGAGCTCCCTTCATACGAGGTACCCAGGAAAACCTTCAAAAAATCCTTTAATGACATATGTAACACACATACTGTGAAACAAGCTGAAGAGAAACTCGAAAGATGTAATGACTGTGGAATTTCATGTACAAGCGACCACACTCATGTCCACACTGTGCTAAGTGCAAAGGGACATCACAAATGTGATGTTTGTGATAAAATGTTTACTCAGTTCTGCAATCTTAAGAAACACAATGTACTACACACTGGAGAGAGACCCCACGAATGCGATGTTTGTGGAAAAGCATTTACTGAAAAGTGCAATCTGAAGCAACATGAATTAATACACACTGGACAGAGACCACACAATTGCAATGTCTGTGGAAAATCATTTACTCAGTCGGGCAGTCTCAAGAACCATATTTTAAAACACACAGGAAAGAGACCACACAAATGCGATGTGTGTGCAAAATCGTTTACTCACAGGGGCAGTCTCAAGAGACATGAATTAATACACACTGGACAGAGACCACACAAATGTGATTTCTGTGGAAAATCATTTACTCAGTCGTGCCATCTCAAGAACCACAATGTAATACACACAGGAAAGAGACCACACAAATGCGATGTGTGTGCAAAATCGTTTACTGACAGGGGCAGTCTCAAGAAACATGAATTAATACACACCGGACAGACACCACACAAATGCGATGTCTGTGGAAAATCATTTACTCAGTCGGGAAATCTCAAGACCcatgtattaattcacactggacgGAGACCACACAGTTGCAATGTCTGTGGGAAATCATTTACTCAGTCGAGCAGTCTCAAGAACCACAATGTAATACACACAGGAAGGAGACCACACAAATGCGATGTGTGTGCAAAATCGTTTACTTACAGGGGCAGTCTCAAGAAACACGAATTAATACACACTGGACAGAGACCACACAAATGCGATGTCTGTGGAAAATCATTTACTCAGTCGGGAAATCTCAAGACCcatgtattaattcacactggacgGAGACCacacagtccaatgtctgtgggAAATCATTTACTCAGTCGAGCAGTCTCAAGAAACATGAATTAA